In one Gemmatimonas sp. genomic region, the following are encoded:
- a CDS encoding glycoside hydrolase family 3 N-terminal domain-containing protein, which produces MSEPSRRELAQLLIPVLRWSPSGGFADTRPLIEQSLALGVGGFQLVGGEQDGVRALAKELQLKSRHPLLIAADLERGAGQQFAGATGLPPLAAITSLDDIEALRRAARLTAREARTMGVNWNLSPVCDLDLLLENPIIGTRAMGTDARKVAQLVTAWIEACQAEGVLACAKHFPGMGRVTRDPNLELPVVETPADQLKEQDLQPFRAAIAGGVASVMTSHVVYPALDSSRVPATLSREILQWLLRQQLKYDNLIVADAMTLAAVVEGRTAAEAAVLAVRGGCDVLMAPGDLEDALSALERAYDDGTLEPERVKHSVRRRLKWAQWASPPNDWRRPSGADTAWGALLADKVIRVEHGPLPPVGTITEMGIVDDDHQADGPSVERTGIAEAMRLGGNDARLVDAPTPASGGPFVIALFADFVAGKGRTTLLPETVAQVHALVAQAEALQRTVILIGLGDPRWVTQLGMTHPTVLAWGGDRVMQQAAGRGLLRNKK; this is translated from the coding sequence ATGAGCGAACCGTCCCGTCGTGAACTTGCGCAGTTGCTCATCCCCGTTCTCCGTTGGTCGCCGTCCGGCGGCTTTGCCGACACGCGCCCGCTTATCGAGCAGTCGCTCGCCCTTGGCGTCGGTGGCTTCCAGCTCGTCGGTGGTGAGCAGGATGGTGTGCGGGCGCTCGCCAAGGAGCTGCAGCTCAAGTCGCGTCATCCGCTGCTGATTGCGGCCGATCTGGAACGGGGGGCCGGGCAGCAGTTCGCCGGCGCCACCGGCCTGCCGCCGCTGGCGGCCATCACATCGCTCGACGACATCGAAGCGTTGCGTCGCGCCGCGCGGCTCACGGCCCGCGAAGCGCGCACGATGGGCGTGAACTGGAATCTCTCGCCGGTGTGCGATCTCGATCTGCTGCTCGAGAACCCGATCATCGGCACGCGCGCGATGGGCACCGATGCACGAAAGGTCGCGCAGCTCGTGACCGCGTGGATCGAAGCCTGTCAGGCGGAAGGCGTGCTGGCCTGCGCGAAGCATTTCCCCGGCATGGGCCGCGTCACGCGTGATCCCAATCTCGAGCTGCCCGTCGTCGAGACGCCGGCCGATCAGCTCAAGGAGCAGGATCTCCAGCCATTCCGGGCGGCTATCGCTGGCGGAGTGGCCAGTGTGATGACGTCGCATGTCGTGTATCCCGCGCTCGATTCGAGTCGTGTGCCGGCCACGCTGTCGCGCGAGATTCTGCAGTGGCTGCTCCGGCAGCAGCTCAAGTACGACAATCTCATCGTGGCCGACGCGATGACGTTGGCGGCCGTGGTGGAAGGACGCACGGCGGCGGAAGCGGCCGTGCTCGCCGTGCGCGGTGGTTGCGACGTCCTCATGGCACCCGGTGATCTCGAGGACGCGCTCAGCGCACTCGAGCGCGCGTACGACGACGGCACCCTCGAGCCGGAGCGTGTCAAGCATTCCGTGCGTCGCCGCCTCAAGTGGGCGCAGTGGGCGTCGCCGCCGAACGACTGGCGTCGGCCGAGTGGCGCCGACACGGCGTGGGGTGCACTGCTCGCCGACAAGGTTATTCGCGTGGAGCATGGCCCGTTGCCGCCAGTCGGCACGATCACGGAAATGGGCATCGTCGACGACGATCACCAGGCCGATGGTCCGTCGGTGGAGCGCACGGGTATCGCCGAAGCGATGCGACTGGGTGGCAACGACGCGCGACTGGTCGATGCGCCCACGCCGGCCAGCGGTGGTCCGTTCGTAATCGCGCTGTTCGCCGATTTCGTCGCTGGGAAAGGGCGGACCACGCTATTGCCAGAGACAGTGGCGCAGGTGCATGCGCTCGTGGCGCAGGCCGAAGCGCTGCAGCGCACGGTGATTCTCATTGGTCTCGGCGATCCACGCTGGGTCACGCAGCTCGGCATGACACACCCCACCGTACTGGCGTGGGGCGGAGATCGCGTGATGCAGCAGGCGGCGGGACGCGGACTGCTGCGCAACAAGAAGTAG
- a CDS encoding protein phosphatase 2C domain-containing protein — translation MVTRVFALTDVGRTREHNEDTFLVADLETGTPLDFAFGYHEITADPHGLLFLVADGMGGAASGELASSMAGSLVLDALKHTWKAADPSPSAFAEALRDATVLANARIHQHARENPEHRGMGTTATIAGLLGDQLFLVQVGDSRAYMVRDGDVQQLTKDQSLMQRLVEAGELTAEEAEVSERRNIILQALGPEAHVTIDLTHQQVRRGDTLILCSDGLSGLVRAAEIARTSNEEQDVRSICKRLIDRANQLGGPDNITVIAARFDGDALSAASNGDSFGYNTFALAGTLNDDAREPSPATREAKATLKSDPTPKFGTPVPSRAILDEEFERARTAEDHALLGAPEPVVEERRRAVQPVFMVLGLIALIAVIWFLFALFG, via the coding sequence GTGGTCACTCGTGTCTTCGCGCTCACCGACGTGGGACGTACTCGGGAGCACAACGAGGACACGTTCCTCGTTGCTGACCTCGAAACGGGGACGCCACTCGATTTCGCCTTCGGCTACCACGAAATCACGGCCGATCCCCACGGGCTGCTGTTTCTCGTGGCCGACGGCATGGGGGGCGCCGCCTCAGGCGAGCTCGCCAGCAGCATGGCTGGCAGCCTGGTGCTCGATGCGCTGAAACACACCTGGAAGGCCGCGGACCCTTCGCCGTCGGCGTTTGCCGAAGCGCTCCGCGATGCCACCGTGCTGGCCAATGCGCGCATCCACCAGCACGCCCGGGAAAACCCCGAGCATCGCGGCATGGGCACCACCGCCACGATTGCCGGCTTGTTGGGCGATCAGCTCTTTCTGGTACAGGTCGGCGACAGCCGCGCATACATGGTGCGCGACGGCGACGTTCAGCAGCTCACCAAGGATCAGTCGCTCATGCAGCGACTGGTGGAAGCCGGCGAGCTCACCGCCGAAGAAGCCGAGGTCAGCGAGCGCCGCAACATCATTCTCCAGGCGCTTGGCCCCGAAGCGCACGTCACGATCGACCTGACGCATCAACAGGTCCGACGGGGCGATACGCTGATACTCTGCAGTGATGGCCTGTCGGGTCTGGTGCGCGCCGCCGAGATCGCGCGCACGTCGAACGAAGAGCAGGACGTGCGATCGATCTGCAAACGGCTGATTGACCGCGCCAATCAGCTGGGTGGACCGGACAACATCACGGTCATCGCGGCACGATTCGATGGTGATGCGCTGAGTGCCGCCAGCAACGGCGATTCGTTCGGCTATAACACGTTTGCACTCGCCGGCACGCTCAACGACGACGCACGCGAGCCGTCGCCAGCGACGCGCGAGGCGAAAGCCACGCTCAAGAGTGATCCGACACCGAAGTTCGGGACGCCTGTCCCATCACGCGCCATACTCGACGAGGAGTTCGAACGCGCGCGAACGGCCGAAGATCACGCGCTACTCGGAGCGCCCGAACCGGTGGTCGAAGAACGACGACGGGCGGTGCAGCCAGTGTTCATGGTGCTCGGCCTCATCGCGCTCATCGCCGTCATCTGGTTTTTGTTCGCACTCTTCGGATAA